The DNA window tttgcaTGTACAGAAAATCAGAACGACGCTGGGATATGAAACGTGTCATCCTCACAGGAAAGAAAGCTTTCCGATGAATGGAGAGATGATGGCGacaggaaatttgaaattgcagTACTTAGATTTAAGCTGTGATTATTACtttcgatttattaatatattagataattaatagattacatattttatgcaaattcatgaTTTTACGAACCTGACTAGGAcctaaataaattattaattatttttatcttatacgTACTcatatttgcatattacaCGAATATTCTGTGCATTTTGTGCATCTCTAAATTTTCcagaaatgcataaacatccacgactgaataatacaatttctaaaataagaTCTTTCCTATCTAGACAATcatttaacgaaaaatattttacaagaattgATAGATTGTCTCTATTATCAGAATTATATGTTACTTGGAGACAGAAGCAAAGGCCTTTTGTACGTCCTCATCGAGGTAATGAAACCTACTGAGCCTGAAATGAATTAATTCCtcttatcgtaataaatttatatctcaAGGGTGAGGATATTAAAGAGGAAGGCGGCGAAAATTGGAATACGTTTGATGAACTTTTACGACAAAGGCAAAGTGGAAAACGTCTAACGAATGATGCTTTTCGACAATTCGTGTCACAGGAAAGCCAGATCCTTCGACAAAATATCAGTCTATCGTGCACGTAATTAAAATGACGATAAATACACCGAAGGTCCTCGTgcaaattaaatgaaacaaacgaAGGCTAAGcagaaaattactttatcCACTGACTATTATAGCGAGAATAGttttcgtttctattattacgcAATTATTGTCCCATAAGTTGATAATAAatgtcaaaaataatttaattataaaatattcaataataataaattaattcataaaatttatgtatcaataattcataataacgAGGTGTCGTTGATACAGCTAAAAATTGTACACCAATTTAAATAGTCTTTGAAAGTGATTAATTGATATaacacgaataaaattactatatttctAAAGCGTCGCATATTCTTTTCTAtccgttaataataataagcaaCAACGGAAGTTTCAAACACTCTAATTTAGcaaattaatcgaacgatatggcgttatttttcttcagatataataattacgacgacaaagagtaaaaatattttgtcaatCGAAACTTATCGGAAAAGGGTTACAGAGattgtagaagaaaaaatggagcgaaattaatcgtaaggaaaaatgaaatggcGTGATTGGTGTCGCACGAAAGCTCTTATCGCTTCAACTTTTGACCTCTTATGCGACAGCGAGATCAGGGTTGTACGCACTATACTCTTGGTGGGATCACTAGTTTTGCCGTGTTGCAGTTTGCAACAATGTTATTTCATATCGCTGCCGCAGCAATGCTAACGAACATCGCGGTTATAGACATCTACTCGTTCCATGAACTGCCGAATAACATTGTGGACATGCAATTACTATCGGACGAGGTAAAACCtacaaaatttaacatttttttttaaatttctctacCATAATCAGTTTACATTATTTGGCCATTTCTATTGTTCTTTATATCGACAACGATACAAGTTTAATACTGTCcacaatttattacataaacatATATTGCTAAGTAAATgaatgtaacatataacgaatagaaggaaaaagacTAAATGGTTTTGTTGAAgcaacaattatatttaatttagaaaacagTGCGTAATGTTCCAGCCAtaccttttatttctttctttttttttacacaaaCGAATGCCGGAAGTGCAATAAAGTCGATGACAATATCGGTATCCGGAAACAAGTGAGCACGAATGACCTCTGGTGTGTGTCGAAACATGCGTAACTTTGTCGAGTGTGACGCCGTAATTagtttttgatatatttctcATAATTGTTGGTTTTGATTTTACTTGAATATACGAAACTGCTTCGTGAAAACTAATGCTTTGTGGTGAACACTGTGGAGTAGCAAACACAATTTGTTTTCttcgagaaagaaacagaacgaTTCAACTCTCGTTTGCCATAACCAATAATTTTAACACATACTAGTGGCTCCATCTATTGGAAAACGCGAAGCCCATTATTATCGACAGTGAAGTTAAATTGTTAGTGGACTTTATACACTAACGCCATCTGAGCGTTGAAACTGTTTGTACATCATTATCGACAGCGaagtaaattattgaaataaaaaaaactgttTTTAAGCTTGCATTTTTAAGttaagatgaaaaattattttctgcacagtatattcatataattacaatacgATTGAAAGTTCAAAATGTATGAACACTTGTTCAAGAGTCCTCTACACCGTGTCTTCGTATACGGGACACTAAAGCGAGGAGAACCCAACCACAATTTGATCCAAGACGTTGCAAATGGATACGCAAAGTTCTTAGGACTTGGAAGAACCGTTGTTCCGTATCCACTAATAATTGCCACTCATTATAATATACCATTTTTGTTGAAGAAACCTGGCTTTGGTCACGTGAGTATTGCACGAGTTCGATATTATCAACTTAGATAATGTTATTGTCCAACTAGTTCCACCGAATTATTCATAAGCGGCAACGTCTATCGCCCGTTGTCATAGGCGCAGTTTCTCCTCAAagaactttattatttatcgaatttatattagatcgaatgaaatatctctTATTTGTGAGTTACTAAATTCATCCATTAAACTGAGTTTGTATTTTGTTGCCCTAGTATTAGTGTTGTTGCTAACTTGAGACTGtgctttaaattttaatatctattattaaaaaattaacactAATTATCAATGTTTGATGTTTGAATTAAGCTTGTAAGTtactttaaatgaaaaattacatttaaattaattcaccTACCTTTTTATATTCCCTTATAAACAGCATGTATTTGGTGAAGTATACGATATCGACacgaaaatgttaaaaaagttAGACGAACTAGAAGAACATCCGACATTTTACGAACGATCAGAGGAAGATGTGTTAGTTGCTCCAGAAGGCAAGACCAAATCGAGCGATAATTTTGAAGAGGTAGATattgtttttgaaaatatttcatttcttctcaACTATTGTTCCTGTTCAAAATTAACATCCCATTacttcattttaaataaaaaagtctaaagaaaaacaaaagaaatatatgtatctcttttactataatttaaaaacacaaAAGGCTAAAGTATACTGCACCAATTAATATACgcaattgttattaaattaatctgctcaatttattatcaaacttgTTCTCAGGTCAGTACCTTGACAAAGGTctggatatattttttaccaagGTTCAGGGCGTCCTTGTTGGAGAATCCCATGTACAGCTCGTACAGCAACGAGGGAAGCCACGGACTCAAATATTGCGAAAAGTATGCTCGCGATCCCTCGTACAATCACAGAAGCGAAGTTCAGTGATAGTTCATCCccaaaatatatttgtttccaGCGAGGAGAGTACAGTAAGGCCGGAAGACCTACTCTGATCAAGCTGTTTTGCATATGTTGTTAACCCCATCATCGCATGAACGCTTCAACTTCATGTTTGTTAATCGTGGTagttaataaaagatttttcgCCGAATGAAAACCATTGAAATTTAATCCTCTGCAGTCTAATATGTCTTTTTACCATCAACAAGCAAGTTTCctacttaattttttttttttcttagacATTTAAGACTCTAGAggtttaaatattatctctCGTTAATTTCCATCGCAACGGGTTAACAAGCGCTATGTTCTCTCGCATAAAGCGAACCGATCGttgaaaaaacattttgaCAGTACGTATAACAATGAAAAGTGTCTCCATAAATACCTATGTACAATCTCGAAAATATATCTTGtactatataattactatttgCAAAAAAcagttttccttttctctttcctttttttttttattattcattccACAAAAATCGGGCACGAGTATTGCGAGTTTCGTTAAAGATGTGTATATAATGAGAAATGAAACGAGAACAAGAAATATCGGAAACAAAGTTTCGTATATGTCAACTCTCTGGTTTCCtccattatttattatatcaagtTCATTATTCGCcactctctttctttcgcgcACTCTTTCACTTCCTCTGTCATTCTATCGATTTCTCTCTGTTAACAGtcgcgataaaattatttcaactattCTGTAACAAAAGGCAGGCGAAGTCCACGTTGCCCTGACGACGACGTCGTCGTCGGGCGacttcatcttttttctctctctcgacaatcgattttactatttttactGCATTAACAGATACCAACCCTCACACTTCTTTCCGAAATTAGCCAAGACCTTTATTCTTGACTGTTCTGTCTGAATCGATTGATAGATCAGGGTTGGTAATCTTTAACACAATACGAAGTTGATCGATCAGTTCGTTGATATTGAAAAAACCAAATAAtagacaatttttacaattatttaatactaatatatatatacagtagctcatgataatatttgaatacttatAGAAAccttttatacgtatattatatgcattacATGAAATACTTTAAAGTTTCACTAGCactgtaataaaattcaattatcatCATTATATTGGCAAAATTTGGAGCAAATGTGGAACGTAGAAACTAATACACATTTAgtacaagtatatatttcgtagaaatcacaagaatatttaaacagacaattatttattatattagtgAGAATTTTTGATACGTATTATACGTatgttcaaatttattatacatgaTATATGAAACATATATCTCCAGtatatatcttgtaacttctatatacagCTTCATATCAGTTTTAAATCTTACTAATATAATCATGACAATCATGTCTTATGcctataaaatttcgaaatgattTATGTATCACatacaatatacgtataaaaattttctataccAAGTTGCTAAGTACTTTCACGAGTCACTGCATCTGATTTCGCGTTTTCTTATACCAATATGAAGGAATAATTACCTACATGGTTCGATTTATTAAACGAACAAACTGATCGACTCAACTGAACAAACAACTTTAGACTCTCGCATATGGAATTTGCGTATTTCTACGTGGAAATGCCCGTGAAAAATGCTTTCGATCCTCGAGATAGAACGACTGTGACGGTCGATCACGCGAACAGAAAACTAACGATCGTAACCACACTCATTTTGAGCATGcacttatttcttttttcgttttcttcacATGTTCTGAACCAGTCGCGAGATCACCGACACATCATTGATGGTTCGCGAAATTAAAATGCTTAAGGCAGTACTTATAAGTTGTCCtaggaaatttattataaataatcacatccttttttttcttcttatagCTCACTATACAAGgctccatttctttcttttctgcgATTCTGTGTGTATGGCTCACTTTCTCCATTTTGCTTCTTCGAGTtagatttttctcttctatttgtttctcattttttgTTCACCATCAAAAAATAACAGCGCTAGCACCCCGAATTCCTGATATCACATAGGAGAAATTCTAcaacttcttctctttcttttctttccgtaCAACCTCTCCCctgttttcatttctttttcgcaAAAGAAGTCCCTAAATCAACAAAACTAATTAAACAAGTATCAACAAAAACGTAGATACGTCTcctgttattttatattgtatgttCGTTCACGCGTGCGTGTCTCTTCTTTCTGTATTACTTCTGTATATGTTTTGAGTTTCCACGAATTAAACTTATCCGATTTCATTATACTTTGTGTATATGTTCTCtctgttttctttccttcgtgcAATTCTTTCGTATTGACATGTATAGCAGTATTTCTGCACCGTTCCAAAGCCCAGCCCCCGAGTTCAATTATTTCcatgtaattattatgtatatatatttatccacATATATCTTAATTCATCTAAACTTTTGTGTTCGTTGACGTACGTTGCCGTTGAGCGAAACTATTACTCGAAAAGACAAAGCCCGATTAGGACTGATCGACTTTCCTTCTTTATACAATGCacacgtaataatataatatagtccTTCCTGCGTTAAAACGATGTCACGTTCGAGTATCCAAGTGTTTTTAATCTATATTCCCGAGACGTTTCGAAGGTGATCGATTGACTAACGCGAATGCAAGCACGCTAAATGAAAACAGCAGCACCGTGTAAAAATACAGCGACCACATGAGTGCCTTACGTGATTAATCGCGAAGTTCAACACCGTTTTTGCGCTACGAGAGTTCTATCTCGATTTCCGGTTCGTTATGCAAACTCGCGACTTTTCTCTACTGCCCCCATCATCTCTCGTTAAACATCTTTCATCTTTCtagtatgtaaattaaaaaattaaatataaaactgatgctaaatgtgtatatatgtgtgtttTGAGCATGTTCTCttcgtatgaaaaaataaacgttCGCGTTTCTTCACGAAATTCATCGTAAGCACGAATCACGTTTTCGCGAAAGAAATGGTACATCCGGTTTCACGATAGCAGGCGGGGTCTCCTATTGAACGAAATaggatttcttttcttttcccgGTTTTGTTTTCTTAATCAACGTCTGGCTTTTCGAAAGCTAGAGCACGGTACGTGAATCGATCATGCATCCTACTCGTACGCGTTCCGTCGTGTGTTCTATATCCtagaaaacatatttaatagCGTAACTGGGCCACGAAACGGAGAGAGGCGATGACGTAATAATGACTGTGTTTGTCATTCGATCAAGTCAGAGATGATTTCAGCTTTGATCTTGCGATAGGGCACCATATTTGTTACCCAGAGAGAGCTTCGGCGCTTGAGCTTGCGCATCCTGTACGCTATATGATCTACTTCCCCCTCGATTACGCACTTCTTCAAACGTACCTTCGTCTCGtttcctaaaataaaattatttatttgttatatacacataccatctttttctctgcattttcttcctttttttattataaaacaatcaaAAGTACTTGTGATACATACCGTCTGCCCCATGGTCCGCTGGGTTCGTTGCTTTGCTGCTGCTTGGAGTTCAACGTTGGGAAATATTCTTCACTATGTATGTCCGGCGCAATATTTTTTGCTCGTTGTCTAGGACTAGCAGCTACTGTTTGGATATTCCTTAAGTGTGGAGGCTTATAACTACTTCCTGAAGTAACAGGTGGTGGAGGTGGTGGTGCTGTTTCTGGTGCTGGTTCTGGTTGTGGAGGGAGCTCTGGCTTTTTCCAGGGTCCTGAATGTTTGGTACCACCTTCACCTGATTCTCCATCCGAACTAATGTCTCCTGTACCTTTTTCATCATCAGATTCTGCATCTATGGATTCGTTCATTGTCAGGTTTCCAATCTTCAAGCCAGTATagtcttttttctcttcttcaaaCTCTCTCCACTCATCTTCATCctaaagtaatatattttaaacatgaaaaataatacaaaaatttacagaatctccacataatttataatgtattacaaaAGAATCCTATAGAAGCGTTTTATCCAGGTTcacattacaaaaaaaaaaagaaatatcgacaaTCCATCGTATAAAAGCTTTTTACTCCAAAAAACCATATTTTCGTTCAAAGTAGCATCAATCGCGCACGATAATAATCACCAGAACAGCTGGTTTGTTTCAGCAAGtttataaaggaaaatatccGTAGCCgcgtaataattcaattatgtaACAAACAATCTGGTCATCGAACAACGAGGCAACGCGAATCATGTTAGATTGGGAGGACCCAAGTAAGCAGATTAGTTTCAGTAATAGTAAGAATGACGTTTGCAAGAACAAATATGGCAGCGACCTATGGCACACCGTATTCGGCACTTTCGCGTGCGACTGTTCACAATTCGAGGATCGAAAGTTCAACGAAACACGAAGGACAAGATACACATGCGGAATGGACGAATGTTCACCTCGGTTTGTTGAGTTTCTTCCCCCTCCGGGTTCACTGGTTTATCTTTTGATTTCTTCCCCAACCGTTTGCCCGtttcttccaatttctttGCTATCTCCTCCGTAGTTGTGAATTTCTTCCCCTTCGCTTTTTTACGATCTTTTTTCGCAAAGAAATCATCCAAATCAGCCATGCTGCGATGACTTACGCGATGCACGCGTGATTATTCGTCGGACAAGTTTTTTTCACAGAAACACGAGGGACAGCCTCAGCACGAAATGATCGGAGGCACCGCTGCTGCAGTCCACATGGGCTTGTCTTGGCCGGAAGTCAGGCAATCGCTTCGAAGTCAATAGAATTTCCAAATACGGTCTCAACTTTTCCAAGAACTGATTTACACCGTAAAAAATACGCGAAGAAATCATAGAAATCGATAATATAACCTTTTTAATGCTGTATATCGTTTTAACTTCATAAAATACTGAGAAATACTTTTCTCGGCGATGAATATGTGGCGCTGACTGTCTAGCAGAAGACCAACACAAAAAAATTCAAGGGTTACCTAACCTAGAAACGTGGTCGTGTGTTTCAAAATTATCGCATCATTCCAGTTATTCagtaaaacataaaaacagTTGGCATGATAGATTACTTACGAATTAAAACTGGGACTTGAGAAATCGTAGAAAGGGGTAATATGTACTAAAAATGTAACTTATATACAGGTTAATTGATCCACGGTTAATGTATACGACGTGCACCGTTGGCGGCGCCACGTGTTCTATTTCGCCACTTCCGGAATACGAAATGACGCTTCAACTGGGACAATTACCTAGGTGAACAAAAAGAGAATCGCGCATggtaatatcgtatttaaacAAAGTGcgaaaaaatcatttatctGATTAAGcagattatatattatataattgtataaatgtttaaGGAAAACTGAAGCAGAAtgaatttctacatttttaaaaaagcatACCTTAGAATGTTTTCATTCAATGAGTTTTACATTCAAAGAGCTTAATACAAATTCTTCAACTTCTATTCATAGACGTGTTATTCTATTCGGAAATATTcggaaatattattatcgtatatCTACTCACGCTTTTATTTACgtaaatctttattattgaCTTCACATCACACGCTGAAATTGTATCTTTTGTCTAATAatctttatcaatttttcatttcttatcattaattttgccaaatgtgtattattataaaattcgtcacgtaagaaatttttcgtgACCGAAAAATCACGAtataaagaaaacaacaaaGGAGAAGGATATTTTGAATGTGGCGCCTCAGGCAGCCCCACTTTTCTCCACTTGATAGGGGTCATGTAAGGGGTACGCAGTCGCGCGATCGGAAGCGAACATATAGAGGATCCCTTTCTTGAAACGCCAGTAATCGTGTCTAGTCTTGCCACGAACCATTGCGGTTGGAGGTGTCTCCTATCCTCGTACCGGCGTACTACTCAAAGAAGTCTCGCTGTTCAACCTGCCTGCAGTAGATTCTGACAGTATTCCCGTGTCTTTTAAACGACAGCAAAAAATTCTCAGAACAAGCTTTCGAATTTCGAGAGAAAAAAGTCGAAGGAAAACCAAGTCGACGGCTTATTAAGTTCATGTGTTACGACGTACGACGAGATGAAGCTCACACAAAAGTGTTTCGGGAACATCAGCAAGATGCTGGATTTTTACTCGCAATTCAACCCCTCGCCGCTTTCGATAAAACAGTTCATCGATTTCGGTGAGTGTGAGGAGCTCGCTTTATTGGCAACTTTACACACCTCATCCAATTCTGAGCCTCAAGTGTCGAGAGACGTAGTAGACTGTATCTCCTTTTACCTACTCCTCGctttttgttttcgttttctcgTGTCGTTGTTTAGTTAGGAGGGACGAGAATGGAATCGATCGAACAACGACCTCGATAGAGCACGGGATATCATCTTCAGGGTCGCTTCGCTAAGTAAAATTTTGCAACGATCTCGGGGCATCGTCCCCGTAGCTAGTTTATATTCTCAGTCAGCAGCGACGATTGAATGCCAGTGATGGCGTTACTGCACCTTTTGTTTTCGTCGCTTGATGCAAACCAAAAATTAAGTACAAAAATTGATACTTTCGCGAATAGGCCATTTCTATTTAGTTGCGACTAATAATTCAGCTGCGTCATTCAAATCATACGTGATCGATGCTCTTATAGCAAAGTATAGAATTGAAAATGTGACATGATGTAATAGTCATATGAGTAAACAAAGTAGTCATCGCAACGTGAattctttctctgttcgaCCAAGAGCCTTGATGATTAGGTTTTGTGTTAATTACAGCGCtgaattatcgattatttaaagAGTAATGTCAAGTACGTATAACTTACTGCAAGATTACTGCGTGTAATCTTCccaaatttgttttttttcatataaaattgaatccaaaatattaatacttttgATATCAGATACTTAAAGGTCGGTAAGAAACTAGGGCTCGAAATTGTTACAcagaatcgaaatttttcagtAAAAAAAGTCATTTACAATCCATATTTACGCATTTCAGCCGCAGCAATCTAACGAGTACCacgaatttctaaaaataaaataaattgcagcTTGCTTCGCGATAGATTCGAAGAAAACCGCACgcttgaaatttcgaaagaaattcagACATTAAGATGATGTTCCTCTCGGCTTTCCTTTTATCGATCCCCAAATGTCACTGCACTCGTGCAAATGTCAGATTCGTAACAGTTTTCTTCATCTCAGATCGCCTGATATATTCGATTCTTGAATTATTCGGCATCTTTGATTAGTTGATGCGATATCGATTTCAGCACAGCGAATCTAATATCGTAATCATTTGGTCACCGAGGTCGCATTAAGCTGAGATTAATCCATAAAATAGTACGAATTTAAGCTTGCATCATTTATTAGTGAGattactaaaaaattatgaGTTTGagcaatgaaaaaattatcaattactCTTCCATTTATACCTCTATATAAGATATGAAATCacttgttttaaatttcatatatctgGCTTAATGGAAAAGAAGATCCGGATAGAACAGATTTTCTTAGGAACTACCACATAAATCTGTAAACATAAGATTCTAATATAATGTCGAAGGTTAAAGTTTAAGTAGTATCAAGGTTTATTATGGTTAAGGATCTGTTTAATATGAGCGAGTAATACGTAGTGTTTACAATacgaattattgtaaaatcgaTGCGAGAATCGACTCGGGAGTCGTTTTAGTTCAAACCAAAAGACCAAAACAGAAACGCTCCTTTATAAGgattatttagaataaagaTGTGATATAATCGTTTTAATCCccgaaattaatattgtaacattTCCATCCCTGTTATATTTCCAACCCAAAAGTTATATTCtacaaagaata is part of the Bombus pyrosoma isolate SC7728 linkage group LG13, ASM1482585v1, whole genome shotgun sequence genome and encodes:
- the LOC122574204 gene encoding putative gamma-glutamylcyclotransferase CG2811 isoform X2, which produces MRQRDQGCTHYTLGGITSFAVLQFATMLFHIAAAAMLTNIAVIDIYSFHELPNNIVDMQLLSDESPLHRVFVYGTLKRGEPNHNLIQDVANGYAKFLGLGRTVVPYPLIIATHYNIPFLLKKPGFGHHVFGEVYDIDTKMLKKLDELEEHPTFYERSEEDVLVAPEGKTKSSDNFEEVSTLTKVWIYFLPRFRASLLENPMYSSYSNEGSHGLKYCENEESTVRPEDLL
- the LOC122574204 gene encoding putative gamma-glutamylcyclotransferase CG2811 isoform X1, with protein sequence MRQRDQGCTHYTLGGITSFAVLQFATMLFHIAAAAMLTNIAVIDIYSFHELPNNIVDMQLLSDESPLHRVFVYGTLKRGEPNHNLIQDVANGYAKFLGLGRTVVPYPLIIATHYNIPFLLKKPGFGHHVFGEVYDIDTKMLKKLDELEEHPTFYERSEEDVLVAPEGKTKSSDNFEEVSTLTKVWIYFLPRFRASLLENPMYSSYSNEGSHGLKYCEKYARDPSYNHRSEVQ
- the LOC122574204 gene encoding putative gamma-glutamylcyclotransferase CG2811 isoform X3 is translated as MYEHLFKSPLHRVFVYGTLKRGEPNHNLIQDVANGYAKFLGLGRTVVPYPLIIATHYNIPFLLKKPGFGHHVFGEVYDIDTKMLKKLDELEEHPTFYERSEEDVLVAPEGKTKSSDNFEEVSTLTKVWIYFLPRFRASLLENPMYSSYSNEGSHGLKYCEKYARDPSYNHRSEVQ
- the LOC122574203 gene encoding protein CDV3 homolog isoform X2 translates to MADLDDFFAKKDRKKAKGKKFTTTEEIAKKLEETGKRLGKKSKDKPVNPEGEETQQTEDEDEWREFEEEKKDYTGLKIGNLTMNESIDAESDDEKGTGDISSDGESGEGGTKHSGPWKKPELPPQPEPAPETAPPPPPPVTSGSSYKPPHLRNIQTVAASPRQRAKNIAPDIHSEEYFPTLNSKQQQSNEPSGPWGRRKRDEGTSFAKKK
- the LOC122574203 gene encoding protein CDV3 homolog isoform X1 produces the protein MADLDDFFAKKDRKKAKGKKFTTTEEIAKKLEETGKRLGKKSKDKPVNPEGEETQQTEDEDEWREFEEEKKDYTGLKIGNLTMNESIDAESDDEKGTGDISSDGESGEGGTKHSGPWKKPELPPQPEPAPETAPPPPPPVTSGSSYKPPHLRNIQTVAASPRQRAKNIAPDIHSEEYFPTLNSKQQQSNEPSGPWGRRKRDEGTFEEVRNRGGSRSYSVQDAQAQAPKLSLGNKYGALSQDQS